The following proteins are encoded in a genomic region of Micromonospora olivasterospora:
- a CDS encoding nucleotidyltransferase domain-containing protein: MRLLLSGIVGSVAYGLAGPGSDVDRIGVFAAPTTAFHGLHPPRESMVTTDPDVTLHECGKYARLALSGNPTATELMWLPDDCYETRTELGERLIAVRSAFLSAPRVRDAYLGYATQQFRKLTTRDASVGGRRRSAKHARHLARLLHQGRLLYATGQLEIRLVDPRWFRDFGERVASGALDEAEALVAAAERDFDRIRTPLPDRPDEETVERWLLDVRAAHLPPEPARR, encoded by the coding sequence ATGCGCCTGCTGCTCTCCGGCATCGTCGGCTCGGTCGCGTACGGGCTGGCCGGCCCCGGCTCGGACGTCGACCGGATCGGGGTGTTCGCCGCCCCGACGACCGCCTTCCACGGCCTGCACCCGCCCCGGGAGTCGATGGTCACCACCGACCCCGACGTCACCCTGCACGAGTGCGGGAAGTACGCGCGCCTCGCGCTGAGCGGCAACCCGACGGCGACCGAGCTGATGTGGCTCCCGGACGACTGCTACGAGACCCGGACGGAGCTCGGCGAGCGGCTGATCGCCGTCCGGTCGGCGTTCCTCAGCGCGCCCCGCGTCCGGGACGCCTACCTCGGGTACGCCACGCAGCAGTTCCGCAAGCTGACGACCCGGGACGCCAGCGTCGGCGGCCGGCGGCGCTCGGCGAAGCACGCCCGGCACCTGGCTCGGCTGCTGCACCAGGGACGGCTGCTCTACGCGACCGGCCAGTTGGAGATCCGGCTGGTTGACCCGCGGTGGTTCCGGGACTTCGGGGAGCGGGTCGCCAGCGGCGCGCTGGACGAGGCGGAGGCGCTGGTCGCGGCGGCCGAGCGGGACTTCGACCGGATCCGCACGCCGCTGCCGGACCGGCCCGACGAGGAGACCGTGGAGCGCTGGCTGCTCGACGTGCGGGCCGCCCACCTGCCGCCGGAGCCGGCCCGGCGCTGA
- a CDS encoding helix-turn-helix transcriptional regulator, with protein sequence MRASRLISLVLLLQSRETMTAAELARELEVSERTVYRDVLALSAAGVPVYADRGRAGGYRLLGGYRTRLTGLTRDEAEALFLAGLPGPAGDMGLADAAASAELKVLAALPPALRDAPARAGQRFHLDVPGWFRDATPPPWLAELARAVWRDRVVELRYRRGEREVTRRVEPYGLVLKSGVWYLAGRVDGGMRTYRVDRVVEVAAGEESFDRDDAFDLGGYWREQAEAFLRSMLRAEVTVRLSPAGLRALRWAAEAPFAYAEAAHAAGEPDGDGWVVTRLPVESVEVAYGLMLRLGPEAEVLDPPELRGRMAHAAARLAARYGEPDGAA encoded by the coding sequence GTGCGGGCGTCGCGGTTGATCTCGTTGGTGCTGCTGCTCCAGTCCCGGGAGACGATGACGGCCGCCGAGCTGGCCCGGGAGCTGGAGGTCTCCGAGCGGACGGTGTACCGGGACGTGCTGGCGCTGTCCGCCGCCGGGGTGCCGGTGTACGCCGACCGGGGCCGGGCCGGCGGCTACCGGCTGCTCGGCGGGTACCGGACCCGACTGACCGGGCTCACCCGGGACGAGGCGGAGGCGCTGTTCCTGGCCGGGCTGCCCGGGCCGGCCGGCGACATGGGGCTCGCCGACGCGGCCGCCTCGGCCGAGCTGAAGGTGCTGGCCGCGCTGCCGCCCGCGCTGCGCGACGCCCCGGCCCGCGCGGGGCAGCGGTTCCACCTGGACGTGCCGGGCTGGTTCCGGGACGCGACGCCACCGCCCTGGCTGGCCGAGCTGGCCCGCGCGGTCTGGCGGGACCGGGTGGTCGAGCTGCGCTACCGGCGCGGCGAGCGGGAGGTCACCCGGCGGGTCGAGCCGTACGGGCTGGTACTCAAGAGCGGCGTCTGGTATCTGGCGGGCCGGGTCGACGGCGGGATGCGCACCTACCGGGTCGACCGGGTGGTCGAGGTGGCGGCGGGCGAGGAGTCGTTCGACCGGGACGACGCCTTCGACCTGGGCGGGTACTGGCGGGAGCAGGCCGAGGCGTTCCTGCGGAGCATGCTCCGGGCCGAGGTCACCGTCCGGCTCAGCCCCGCCGGCCTGCGCGCGCTGCGCTGGGCGGCGGAGGCCCCTTTCGCGTACGCCGAGGCGGCGCACGCCGCCGGCGAGCCCGACGGGGACGGCTGGGTGGTCACCCGGCTGCCGGTGGAGTCCGTGGAGGTGGCGTACGGCCTGATGCTGCGGCTCGGGCCGGAGGCGGAGGTGCTCGACCCGCCGGAGCTGCGGGGGCGGATGGCCCACGCGGCCGCCCGGCTCGCCGCGCGGTACGGCGAACCGGACGGCGCGGCGTGA
- a CDS encoding GH1 family beta-glucosidase translates to MSELRFPDGFVWGAATAAYQIEGAARDDGRGPSIWDTFSRTPGRVFAGHTGDVACDHYHRYADDVALMAELGLRAYRFSIAWPRIQPDGTGPVNPRGLDFYDRLTDALLARGIDPVVTLYHWDLPQALGDRGGWTARETAEHFATYATAVYARLGDRVRTWTTLNEPWCSAYLGYGSGVHAPGESGAGAAFTAVHHLLLAHGLAARALRAAGAEVVGITLNPADVRPADQDSAADAAAVRLVDGLQNRVFLDPLTGAGYPDDVLEHVSRLVEPTFVRDGDEKTIAAPIDLLGINYYTPTYVAGRPDGSGDAAFPGTERAVEFLPPAGPLTDMGWMVEPAGLTRLLVRIATDYPGLPMLITENGAAFPDAPGAEGVDDADRIAYLDGHLRAAHEAIARGVDLRGYLVWSLLDNFEWAEGYRKRFGIVHVDYLTQRRTPKSSARWYQEVISRNGL, encoded by the coding sequence GTGAGCGAGCTTCGATTTCCCGACGGGTTCGTCTGGGGCGCGGCCACGGCGGCGTACCAGATCGAGGGCGCGGCCCGCGACGACGGTCGCGGCCCGTCCATCTGGGACACCTTCAGCCGTACGCCCGGCAGGGTGTTCGCCGGTCACACCGGCGACGTCGCCTGCGACCACTACCACCGGTACGCCGACGACGTCGCCCTGATGGCCGAGCTGGGGCTGAGGGCGTACCGGTTCTCGATCGCCTGGCCCCGGATCCAGCCGGACGGCACCGGCCCGGTCAACCCGCGCGGCCTGGACTTCTACGACCGGCTGACCGACGCGCTGCTGGCGCGGGGGATCGACCCCGTCGTCACGCTGTACCACTGGGACCTGCCGCAGGCCCTCGGTGACCGGGGCGGCTGGACCGCCCGGGAGACCGCCGAGCACTTCGCCACGTACGCCACGGCGGTGTACGCCCGGCTCGGCGACCGCGTCCGCACCTGGACCACGCTCAACGAGCCGTGGTGCTCGGCCTACCTCGGGTACGGCAGCGGCGTGCACGCTCCCGGCGAGTCCGGCGCCGGGGCGGCCTTCACCGCCGTACACCATCTGCTGCTCGCCCACGGCCTGGCGGCCCGGGCGCTGCGCGCGGCCGGCGCGGAGGTCGTCGGGATCACCCTGAACCCGGCCGACGTGCGCCCGGCGGACCAGGACAGCGCGGCGGACGCCGCCGCCGTCCGGCTGGTCGACGGGCTGCAGAACCGGGTCTTCCTGGACCCGCTGACCGGCGCCGGCTACCCGGACGACGTGCTGGAGCACGTGAGCCGGCTGGTCGAGCCGACGTTCGTCCGGGACGGTGACGAGAAGACGATCGCCGCCCCGATCGACCTGCTCGGGATCAACTACTACACGCCGACGTACGTCGCGGGACGCCCGGACGGGTCCGGCGACGCCGCGTTCCCCGGCACCGAGCGGGCGGTGGAGTTCCTGCCGCCGGCCGGGCCGCTGACCGACATGGGCTGGATGGTCGAGCCCGCCGGGCTCACCCGGCTGCTGGTGCGGATCGCCACCGACTACCCGGGCCTGCCCATGCTGATCACCGAGAACGGCGCGGCGTTCCCCGACGCGCCGGGGGCGGAGGGCGTCGACGACGCCGACCGGATCGCCTACCTCGACGGGCACCTGCGGGCCGCGCACGAGGCGATCGCCCGGGGCGTGGATCTGCGCGGCTATCTCGTATGGTCGTTGCTGGACAACTTCGAGTGGGCCGAGGGGTACCGCAAGCGGTTCGGGATCGTCCACGTCGACTACCTGACCCAGCGGCGCACGCCGAAGTCCAGCGCCCGGTGGTACCAGGAGGTGATCTCCCGGAACGGGCTGTGA
- a CDS encoding SDR family oxidoreductase yields the protein MTTKPLTGKIALVAGATRGAGRQIAVQLGAAGATVYATGRSSRAGRSEMDRPETIEETAELVTAAGGAGIAVRVDHLVPEQVRDLVARIDAEQGRLDVLVNDIWGSDPLITWEKPVWEQPLEAGFRTLRLAVDTHVITSHFALPLLIRNRGGLVVEVGDGTREYNDSHYRLSVFYDLAKTCVNRLAFTQAHELEPHGGTAVALTPGWIRSESMLEHFGVTEENWRDGAAKDPHFLISETPAYVGRAVAALAADPDRARWNGKSLSSGELARVYGFTDLDGSQPDGFRYIVEVVEAGRPADVTGYR from the coding sequence ATGACGACGAAACCCCTGACAGGGAAGATCGCGCTCGTCGCCGGGGCGACGCGGGGCGCCGGCCGGCAGATCGCGGTGCAGCTCGGCGCGGCCGGGGCGACCGTCTACGCCACCGGGCGCAGCAGCCGGGCAGGCCGGTCCGAGATGGATCGGCCCGAGACCATCGAGGAGACCGCCGAACTGGTCACCGCGGCCGGCGGCGCCGGCATCGCCGTACGGGTCGACCACCTCGTCCCCGAGCAGGTCCGCGACCTGGTCGCCCGCATCGACGCAGAGCAGGGCCGGCTGGACGTGCTGGTCAACGACATCTGGGGCAGCGATCCGCTGATCACCTGGGAGAAGCCCGTGTGGGAGCAGCCGCTGGAGGCCGGCTTCCGCACCCTGCGGCTGGCGGTCGACACCCATGTCATCACCAGCCACTTCGCCCTGCCGCTGCTGATCCGCAACCGCGGCGGCCTGGTGGTGGAGGTCGGCGACGGCACGCGGGAGTACAACGACAGCCACTACCGGCTGTCGGTCTTCTACGACCTGGCCAAGACCTGCGTGAACCGGCTCGCCTTCACCCAGGCCCACGAGCTGGAGCCGCACGGCGGCACGGCCGTGGCCCTCACCCCGGGCTGGATCCGGTCGGAGTCGATGCTGGAGCACTTCGGGGTCACCGAGGAGAACTGGCGCGACGGCGCGGCCAAGGACCCGCACTTCCTCATCTCGGAGACCCCGGCGTACGTCGGGCGGGCCGTCGCCGCGCTCGCCGCCGACCCCGACCGGGCCCGCTGGAACGGCAAATCCCTGTCCAGCGGCGAACTGGCCCGGGTGTACGGCTTCACCGACCTCGACGGCAGCCAGCCGGACGGCTTCCGGTACATCGTGGAGGTCGTCGAGGCAGGCCGGCCGGCCGACGTCACCGGCTACCGCTGA
- a CDS encoding DUF2516 family protein, with protein sequence MANAAPIFAFQVQYWITTLLLVFALVIEGVALVHAIIQRGEAFSAIGTLPKGGWIAILAVCLVLTLLTRNVLNIFGLIGVAAALIYLLDVRVGLRDLHDGRGSSW encoded by the coding sequence ATGGCCAACGCCGCGCCGATCTTCGCCTTCCAGGTCCAGTACTGGATCACCACGCTGCTGCTGGTGTTCGCCCTCGTCATCGAGGGGGTCGCCCTGGTGCACGCGATCATCCAGCGGGGTGAGGCGTTCTCGGCGATCGGCACCCTGCCCAAGGGCGGATGGATCGCCATCCTCGCCGTCTGCCTGGTGCTCACCCTGCTGACCCGGAACGTGCTGAACATCTTCGGGCTGATCGGCGTCGCCGCCGCCCTCATCTACCTGCTCGACGTGCGGGTGGGGCTGCGGGACCTGCACGACGGCCGGGGATCGTCCTGGTGA
- a CDS encoding EI24 domain-containing protein, with amino-acid sequence MDTANGLAAPVTSAVRRFFAGVGLLLRGIGLYVRSPGLMLLGVVPALISGVLFVGAFATLVYFVDDLAALVTPFADDWPTTVRSLVRVAAGLAFLGLGGLLGVLTFTAVTLAIGDPFYEKISERVDDRHGGTPGEVDVPFWASLRRSVADSLRLVAISALVGIPLFVAGFIPVVGQTVVPVIGAAIGGWFLALELAGAPFYRRGMRLPERRALLKADRPTTLGFGVAVFVCFLVPLGAVLVMPAAVAGATLLARRSLGQSIESVQGR; translated from the coding sequence GTGGACACCGCCAACGGCCTCGCCGCGCCCGTCACCAGCGCCGTACGTCGGTTCTTCGCCGGGGTCGGGCTGCTGCTGCGCGGCATCGGCCTGTACGTCCGCAGCCCCGGCCTGATGCTGCTCGGCGTCGTCCCGGCGCTGATCTCCGGGGTGCTGTTCGTGGGGGCGTTCGCCACCCTGGTCTACTTCGTGGACGACCTGGCCGCGCTGGTCACGCCGTTCGCCGACGACTGGCCGACCACCGTACGCAGCCTGGTGCGGGTGGCCGCCGGGCTGGCCTTCCTCGGGCTCGGCGGGCTGCTCGGGGTGCTCACCTTCACCGCGGTCACCCTGGCCATCGGCGACCCGTTCTACGAGAAGATCTCGGAGCGGGTGGACGACCGGCACGGCGGCACCCCGGGCGAGGTCGACGTGCCCTTCTGGGCGTCGCTGCGGCGCAGCGTCGCCGACTCGCTGCGGCTCGTCGCGATCTCGGCGCTGGTCGGCATCCCGCTCTTCGTGGCGGGCTTCATCCCGGTGGTCGGTCAGACGGTCGTGCCGGTGATCGGGGCGGCGATCGGCGGCTGGTTCCTCGCGTTGGAGCTGGCCGGGGCGCCGTTCTACCGGCGCGGGATGCGGCTGCCGGAGCGCCGCGCGCTGCTGAAGGCGGACCGGCCCACCACCCTCGGCTTCGGCGTCGCCGTCTTCGTCTGCTTCCTCGTCCCGCTCGGGGCGGTGCTGGTCATGCCGGCCGCGGTGGCCGGCGCCACGCTGCTCGCCCGCCGGTCGCTCGGCCAGTCCATCGAATCCGTCCAGGGGCGCTGA
- a CDS encoding maleylpyruvate isomerase family mycothiol-dependent enzyme: MSRLHGTKDFWIGALRAEGPVFAAAVAEAPPETPVLSCPGWTVADLALHLGGVYHWVHSFAGSGATTPPDRRGLAEPPAGVSPLEFWQQGYDRLMALLDGLDPEAPAWNWAPQPKKAVFWPRRMAHETAVHRWDAQLAVAAGEPIEAKLAADGVSEVLDTWLPAGRRTTGGQWHGVVHLSAPDAAQDWYLRLRGEGVALLDTATILDHDEHHARVEVTGTASDLLLALWGRISFDTLGVSGDRGLLDGLRTG; the protein is encoded by the coding sequence ATGAGCAGACTGCACGGCACGAAGGACTTCTGGATCGGCGCGCTCCGGGCGGAGGGTCCCGTGTTCGCCGCCGCCGTCGCGGAGGCGCCTCCGGAAACACCCGTGCTCTCCTGCCCCGGCTGGACGGTCGCCGACCTGGCGCTGCACCTCGGCGGCGTCTACCACTGGGTCCACTCGTTCGCCGGCTCCGGCGCGACCACCCCGCCGGACCGCCGAGGGCTGGCCGAGCCGCCCGCCGGCGTCAGCCCGCTGGAGTTCTGGCAGCAGGGGTACGACCGGCTGATGGCCCTCCTCGACGGGCTGGACCCGGAGGCGCCGGCGTGGAACTGGGCGCCGCAGCCGAAGAAGGCGGTCTTCTGGCCGCGCCGGATGGCCCACGAGACGGCCGTGCACCGCTGGGACGCCCAGCTCGCCGTCGCCGCCGGCGAGCCGATCGAGGCGAAGCTCGCCGCCGACGGGGTGAGCGAGGTGCTGGACACCTGGCTCCCGGCCGGCCGGCGGACGACCGGCGGGCAGTGGCACGGGGTGGTGCACCTCAGCGCGCCGGACGCGGCCCAGGACTGGTACCTGCGGCTGCGCGGCGAGGGCGTCGCGCTGCTGGACACCGCCACCATCCTCGACCACGACGAGCACCACGCCCGGGTCGAGGTCACCGGCACCGCCAGCGACCTGCTGCTGGCCCTCTGGGGCCGGATCAGCTTCGACACCCTCGGCGTGAGCGGCGACCGCGGCCTGCTCGACGGCCTGCGCACCGGCTGA
- a CDS encoding helix-turn-helix domain-containing protein translates to MASSKDLPDIGGFIRDLRRNAKISLRQLAEQAGVSNPYLSQIERGLRKPSAEVLQQLASALRVSTPAMYLRAGLLDDKEGQGVLAAIAVDPDLTMAQKQSLSQIYETFRRENARLAEATAAAEAAEAAADAATSGAAARPETPAAATPGTAPEAPATVNPAATGPTGPDGSPTEAVLESVAVTEAGPAPAPGSGTTAREAAAEAARKTAAAVEEEK, encoded by the coding sequence ATGGCCAGCTCCAAGGACCTACCCGACATCGGCGGGTTCATTCGCGACCTACGCCGCAACGCCAAGATCTCGCTGCGGCAGCTCGCCGAGCAGGCGGGCGTCAGCAACCCGTACCTGAGTCAGATCGAGCGCGGCCTGCGCAAGCCGAGCGCGGAGGTGTTGCAGCAGCTCGCGAGCGCGCTGCGGGTCTCCACCCCCGCGATGTACCTGCGGGCCGGCCTGCTCGACGACAAGGAGGGGCAGGGCGTGCTGGCGGCGATCGCGGTCGACCCCGACCTGACGATGGCCCAGAAGCAGTCGCTCAGCCAGATCTACGAGACGTTCCGGCGGGAGAACGCGCGGCTCGCCGAGGCGACAGCGGCCGCCGAGGCGGCCGAGGCAGCCGCCGACGCCGCAACGAGCGGCGCCGCCGCCCGGCCCGAAACGCCGGCCGCGGCCACGCCCGGCACCGCGCCGGAGGCACCCGCCACGGTCAACCCGGCCGCCACCGGGCCCACCGGCCCGGACGGCAGCCCCACCGAGGCCGTACTGGAATCCGTTGCCGTCACCGAGGCGGGCCCGGCGCCCGCGCCCGGCAGCGGCACCACCGCGAGGGAGGCCGCCGCGGAGGCGGCCCGGAAGACCGCCGCGGCGGTCGAAGAGGAGAAGTGA
- a CDS encoding CGNR zinc finger domain-containing protein — protein MADVATGLTLTSPDGTRYHFDPGALCLEFLTTGGPGPLARHEILHRPADLAAWLALSRLRLDPGRVAVRPGELANARRLRDALWRLACARTGGRPPTDRPADFDATAADLATLNEAAAAAPLVPELTPEGTRRWVLPARAGQALAAIAQDAVDLFGGPYADRIRECSGHDCYLVFVDTSRPGRRRWCAMERCGNRHKVRSLRARRAAD, from the coding sequence GTGGCCGACGTCGCAACCGGGCTCACCCTGACCTCGCCCGACGGCACCCGCTACCACTTCGACCCGGGAGCCCTCTGCCTGGAGTTCCTCACCACCGGCGGTCCGGGCCCGCTGGCCCGGCACGAGATCCTGCACCGACCGGCGGACCTCGCCGCCTGGCTGGCGCTGTCCCGGCTGCGCCTCGACCCGGGCCGCGTCGCCGTACGCCCCGGCGAGCTGGCGAACGCCCGACGGCTGCGGGACGCGCTGTGGCGCCTGGCCTGCGCGCGCACCGGCGGGCGACCGCCGACCGACCGGCCCGCCGACTTCGACGCCACGGCCGCCGACCTGGCCACGCTCAACGAGGCCGCCGCCGCGGCGCCCCTGGTCCCCGAGCTGACCCCCGAGGGAACCCGGCGGTGGGTGCTCCCGGCCCGCGCCGGCCAGGCCCTCGCGGCCATCGCCCAAGACGCGGTGGACCTGTTCGGCGGCCCGTACGCCGACCGGATCCGGGAGTGCTCCGGTCACGACTGCTACCTGGTCTTCGTGGACACCTCGCGGCCCGGCCGGCGCCGCTGGTGCGCGATGGAGCGGTGCGGCAACCGGCACAAGGTCCGGTCGCTGCGCGCCCGCCGGGCGGCCGACTGA
- a CDS encoding GNAT family N-acetyltransferase gives MTDLVIRPLVAGEEKLFDSLSGPGLVGRAAFGETYLDMAASGQYRPEWSWIALRDGAVVARAAWWGGPDDDHPLALDWFDFTDADAAVRLLRAAPLRAEYSISLPVGWRTDPAIRAQAEARIAAATDAGMSVLVWRYRYRWTPDRGLPDRPGRLEFRPEPDDAVVLDVLRRIGEGSLDAHTRHVAETSGPDAAAREELDLLRWLPSPRDWWRLAWTPDGKLVGLTVPARNHSVPIVGFVGVVPEQRGHGYAYDLLVEATHLLVEAGATEVVAATDQTNHPMAATFGRAGYPVERERVDLV, from the coding sequence ATGACCGACCTGGTCATCCGCCCGCTCGTCGCGGGCGAGGAGAAGCTGTTCGACTCCCTGTCCGGCCCCGGCCTCGTCGGCCGCGCCGCGTTCGGTGAGACGTACCTCGACATGGCCGCCAGCGGCCAGTACCGCCCCGAGTGGAGCTGGATCGCGCTGCGCGACGGTGCCGTCGTGGCCCGCGCGGCCTGGTGGGGCGGGCCGGACGACGACCACCCGCTGGCGCTCGACTGGTTCGACTTCACCGACGCCGACGCGGCGGTCCGGCTGCTCCGCGCCGCGCCGCTGCGGGCCGAGTACTCGATCTCGCTACCCGTCGGCTGGCGCACCGACCCGGCAATCCGCGCCCAGGCCGAGGCCCGGATCGCCGCCGCCACCGACGCCGGCATGTCCGTGCTGGTGTGGCGGTACCGGTACCGCTGGACCCCGGACCGCGGGCTGCCCGACCGCCCCGGCCGGCTGGAGTTCCGCCCGGAACCGGACGACGCGGTCGTGCTGGACGTGCTCCGCCGCATCGGCGAGGGCAGCCTGGACGCCCACACGCGGCACGTCGCCGAGACGTCCGGCCCGGATGCCGCGGCACGGGAGGAGCTGGACCTGTTGCGCTGGTTGCCCAGCCCGCGCGACTGGTGGCGGCTCGCCTGGACGCCGGACGGGAAGCTGGTCGGCCTGACCGTGCCGGCCCGCAACCACAGCGTCCCGATCGTCGGCTTCGTCGGCGTGGTGCCCGAGCAACGGGGGCACGGTTACGCGTACGACCTGCTGGTCGAGGCGACCCACCTGCTGGTCGAGGCCGGTGCGACGGAGGTCGTCGCAGCCACCGACCAGACCAACCACCCGATGGCCGCCACCTTCGGACGGGCCGGCTATCCGGTCGAACGGGAACGCGTCGACCTGGTCTGA
- a CDS encoding LacI family DNA-binding transcriptional regulator, with the protein MTTAQRPTLEAVARLAGVSRATVSRVVNGSTTVAEPIQEAVRRAVAELGYVPNLAARTLVTQRTDSFALVLPEAATRVFSDDQVFPGIIRGVGQELEAADKQLVLMLAGSPAGHARVERYTSGRHVDGVLFASLHGADPLPGKLARLGIPVVCSGRPLDGAEVPYVDVDHVGGVARAVRYLIDSGRRRIATMAGPQDMVAGIERLVGYRETVAAAGLPELVAYGDFTRESGTAAMRQLLAEHPGLDAVFAASDLMAHAALRALREAGRHVPDDVAVVGFDDIETAAYTEPPLTTIRQPIVELGRAMTRQLLRIAAGETVEQALLLPTELVVRDSA; encoded by the coding sequence ATGACGACGGCGCAGCGGCCGACCCTGGAGGCGGTGGCCCGGCTCGCCGGGGTGTCCCGGGCGACCGTCTCCCGCGTGGTGAACGGCTCGACCACCGTCGCGGAGCCGATCCAGGAGGCGGTCCGCCGGGCGGTGGCCGAGCTGGGGTACGTGCCGAACCTGGCCGCCCGCACCCTGGTCACCCAGCGGACCGACTCGTTCGCCCTGGTGCTGCCCGAGGCGGCCACCCGGGTCTTCTCCGACGACCAGGTGTTCCCGGGCATCATCCGCGGCGTCGGCCAGGAGTTGGAGGCGGCCGACAAGCAGCTCGTGCTGATGCTCGCCGGCTCGCCGGCCGGGCACGCGCGGGTGGAGCGGTACACGAGCGGGCGGCACGTCGACGGGGTGCTGTTCGCCTCGCTGCACGGGGCCGACCCGCTGCCCGGCAAGCTGGCCCGGCTGGGTATCCCCGTCGTGTGCAGCGGTCGACCGCTGGACGGCGCCGAGGTGCCCTACGTGGACGTCGACCACGTCGGCGGGGTCGCCCGGGCGGTGCGGTACCTGATCGACAGCGGCCGGCGGCGGATCGCCACCATGGCGGGCCCCCAGGACATGGTCGCCGGCATCGAGCGGCTGGTCGGGTACCGGGAGACGGTCGCCGCGGCCGGGCTGCCGGAGCTGGTCGCGTACGGCGACTTCACCCGGGAGTCCGGCACGGCGGCGATGCGGCAACTGCTCGCCGAGCACCCGGGGCTGGACGCCGTGTTCGCCGCGTCGGACCTGATGGCGCACGCCGCCCTGCGGGCCCTGCGCGAGGCGGGGCGGCACGTGCCGGACGACGTGGCGGTGGTCGGGTTCGACGACATCGAGACGGCCGCCTACACCGAGCCGCCGCTGACCACGATCCGGCAGCCGATCGTGGAGCTGGGTCGGGCGATGACCCGGCAACTGCTCCGGATCGCGGCGGGCGAGACGGTCGAGCAGGCGCTCCTGCTGCCGACGGAGCTGGTGGTCCGCGACTCCGCGTAA
- a CDS encoding O-acetyl-ADP-ribose deacetylase — translation MEITLVEGDITAQRVDAIVNAANSSLLGGGGVDGAIHRRGGPAILAECRALRASRYGRGLPTGQAVATTAGDLPASWVVHTVGPVYSSTEDRSALLRDCYTNSLAVADGLGAATVAFPLISAGVYGWPVSDAVRQALAVLRTASPSGVTEARLVLFGTPAYGVARRLISA, via the coding sequence ATGGAGATCACTTTGGTCGAGGGGGACATCACCGCCCAGCGGGTCGACGCGATCGTCAACGCGGCCAACTCGTCGCTGCTCGGGGGCGGGGGAGTGGACGGCGCGATCCACCGGCGCGGCGGGCCGGCCATCCTGGCCGAGTGCCGGGCGCTGCGCGCGTCCCGGTACGGCCGGGGGCTGCCGACCGGGCAGGCGGTCGCCACCACCGCCGGCGACCTGCCGGCCAGCTGGGTGGTGCACACGGTCGGCCCCGTGTACTCGTCCACCGAGGACCGGTCGGCGCTGCTGCGCGACTGCTACACGAACAGCCTCGCCGTCGCCGACGGGCTGGGCGCGGCCACCGTGGCCTTCCCGCTGATCTCGGCCGGAGTGTACGGCTGGCCGGTCTCCGACGCCGTACGCCAGGCGCTCGCCGTGCTGCGGACCGCGTCCCCCTCGGGCGTCACGGAGGCCCGCCTGGTCCTCTTCGGAACCCCGGCGTACGGGGTGGCCCGCCGACTCATCTCGGCATGA
- a CDS encoding VOC family protein gives MAREWKLVVDCADPIRLARFWAEALGYLVEDHSALIDRLAATGTVPPEMYVEVDGRRAWRDLAAVRHPEDPVEPAEGRGLGRRLLFQAVPEPKQVKNRLHLDLHVGADGREAEVKRLESLGATVLREVAEWGSVHTTMADPEGNEFDVQ, from the coding sequence ATGGCACGGGAGTGGAAGCTCGTGGTCGACTGCGCGGACCCGATCCGGCTCGCCCGGTTCTGGGCCGAGGCGCTGGGCTACCTGGTCGAGGACCACAGCGCGCTCATCGACCGGCTGGCCGCCACGGGCACGGTGCCGCCGGAGATGTACGTCGAGGTCGACGGCCGGAGGGCGTGGCGCGACCTGGCGGCGGTCCGGCACCCGGAGGACCCGGTCGAGCCGGCCGAAGGCAGGGGACTCGGCCGACGGCTGCTCTTCCAGGCCGTGCCCGAGCCGAAGCAGGTCAAGAACCGGCTCCACCTCGACCTGCACGTCGGCGCGGACGGCCGGGAGGCCGAGGTGAAACGGCTGGAGTCGCTGGGCGCGACCGTGCTGCGGGAGGTCGCGGAGTGGGGCAGCGTGCACACCACCATGGCGGACCCGGAGGGGAACGAGTTCGACGTGCAGTGA
- a CDS encoding RidA family protein: MSDPVALVRVPELSDVAEYAYAATVAPPARLVFTAGACPLDAEGRTVAPGDPAAQARQVMANLETALAAAGARLAGVVKTTVYVASGRRADLVAVWEVVRDAFGDHDPPSTLLGVAVLGYPDQLVEVEAVAAVRDPEPPRTSTLGSDR; this comes from the coding sequence ATGAGCGATCCCGTGGCGCTGGTGCGCGTACCCGAGTTGTCCGATGTCGCCGAGTACGCCTACGCCGCGACGGTCGCCCCGCCCGCGCGGCTGGTGTTCACCGCCGGGGCGTGCCCGCTGGACGCCGAGGGTCGTACGGTGGCGCCGGGCGACCCGGCGGCGCAGGCCCGGCAGGTGATGGCCAACCTGGAAACCGCGCTCGCCGCGGCCGGGGCCCGCCTCGCCGGCGTCGTGAAGACCACCGTGTACGTGGCGTCCGGCCGGCGGGCCGACCTGGTGGCGGTCTGGGAGGTGGTCCGGGACGCGTTCGGCGACCATGACCCGCCCAGCACCCTGCTCGGGGTGGCCGTGCTCGGCTACCCCGACCAACTCGTTGAGGTGGAGGCGGTCGCCGCCGTCCGCGACCCGGAGCCGCCCCGGACATCGACGCTGGGGTCGGACCGGTGA